From Oxyura jamaicensis isolate SHBP4307 breed ruddy duck chromosome 19, BPBGC_Ojam_1.0, whole genome shotgun sequence, the proteins below share one genomic window:
- the PAFAH1B1 gene encoding platelet-activating factor acetylhydrolase IB subunit alpha, protein MVLSQRQRDELNRAIADYLRSNGYEEAYSVFKKEAELDVNEELDKKYAGLLEKKWTSVIRLQKKVMELESKLNEAKEEFTSGGPLGQKRDPKEWIPRPPEKYALSGHRSPVTRVIFHPVFSVMVSASEDATIKVWDYETGDFERTLKGHTDSVQDISFDHTGKLLASCSADMTIKLWDFQGFECIRTMHGHDHNVSSVAIMPNGDHIVSASRDKTIKMWEVQTGYCVKTFTGHREWVRMVRPNQDGTLIASCSNDQTVRVWVVATKECKAELREHEHVVECISWAPESSYSTISEATGSETKKSGKPGPFLLSGSRDKTIKMWDISTGMCLMTLVGHDNWVRGVLFHSGGKFILSCADDKTLRVWDFKNKRCMKTLNAHEHFVTSLDFHKTAPYVVTGSVDQTVKVWECR, encoded by the exons ATGGTGCTGTCACAAAGGCAACGAGATGAACT aaATCGAGCAATAGCAGATTACCTTCGTTCTAATGGCTATGAAGAGGcatattcagtttttaaaaaggaagctgAGTTAGATGTG AATGAAGAGTTAGATAAGAAGTATGCCGGActtctggagaagaaatggaCATCAGTTATAAGATTACAAAAGAAG GTAATGGAATTAGAATCAAAGCTGAATGAAGCTAAGGAAGAATTTACATCAGGTGGACCTCTTGGTCAAAAACGAGACCCTAAAGAGTGGATTCCTCGTCCTCCAGAGAAGTATGCGTTGAGTGGACACAGGAGTCCTGTCACTCGAGTAATTTTCCATCCAGTTTTCAGTGTTATGGTCTCTGCTTCAGAGGATGCCACAATAAAG GTGTGGGATTATGAGACAGGAGACTTTGAACGAACCCTTAAGGGGCATACAGACTCTGTGCAAGATATTTCCTTTGACCACACTGGCAAACTATTGGCCTCCTGTTCTGCTGATATGACCATTAAGCTATGGGATTTCCAGGGCTTTGAGTGCATCAGAACTATGCATG gtcATGATCATAATgtttcttcagtagctatcatgCCCAATGGAGATCATATAGTTTCTGCCTCAAGGGATAAAACTATCAAAATGTGGGAAGTCCAAACAGG TTACTGTGTGAAGACTTTCACGGGTCACAGAGAATGGGTGCGCATGGTGCGGCCTAACCAGGATGGCACCTTAATTGCCAGTTGTTCTAATGACCAGACAGTGCGTGTTTGGGTGGTAGCGACAAAGGAATGCAAAGCTGAGCTCCGAGAACATGAGCATGTGGTAGAATGCATTTCCTGGGCTCCTGAGAGCTCATACTCCACCATATCAGAAGCTACGGGATCAGAG ACTAAGAAGAGTGGCAAGCCTGGGCCTTTTCTGCTGTCTGGATCCAGAGACAAGACCATTAAGATGTGGGACATTAGCACTGGCATGTGCCTTATGACACTT GTGGGCCATGATAACTGGGTACGTGGCGTTCTGTTCCATTCTGGGGGAAAGTTTATTTTGAGCTGTGCTGATGACAAGACTCTACGTGTCTGGGACTTCAAGAACAAACGATGCATGAAAACCCTCAATGCGCACGAACACTTTGTTACCTCTTTGG ATTTCCACAAGACGGCACCATATGTGGTTACTGGAAGTGTAGATCAAACAGTAAAAGTGTGGGAGTGCCGTTGA